In the Brucella anthropi ATCC 49188 genome, one interval contains:
- a CDS encoding lysophospholipid acyltransferase family protein, which produces MIGAIRIFLVVAAMVALSLSLIPVQYLLLKLKNNWKRRLPTFFHRIAARLFGFRIKTVGQMHEGRPLLLVANHTSWSDIIVLSTVGQVSFIAKSEVRKWPVFGMFAVLQRTVFVERERRGKTGEQTSEIARRLVTDDAMVLFAEGTTSDGNRVLPFKTALFGAAHAAIKEANVPEVVVQPVAIAYTGVHGMAMGRYFRPIASWPGDVELMPHLKGILHEGAIDVEVRFGEPVVVTAKTDRKALARTMENRVRSLLQSALLGREIPEE; this is translated from the coding sequence ATGATCGGAGCAATCCGCATCTTTCTCGTCGTCGCGGCAATGGTCGCATTGAGCCTGTCGCTTATTCCAGTTCAGTATCTGTTGCTTAAGCTGAAGAACAACTGGAAGCGGCGTCTGCCGACCTTTTTCCATCGTATTGCTGCACGCCTGTTCGGTTTTCGCATCAAGACCGTCGGCCAGATGCACGAGGGCCGACCTTTGTTACTCGTCGCCAACCATACTTCGTGGAGCGATATTATTGTTCTGTCGACGGTCGGTCAGGTCTCCTTCATCGCCAAGTCGGAAGTCAGGAAGTGGCCTGTTTTCGGTATGTTCGCCGTTTTGCAGCGCACTGTTTTCGTGGAGCGGGAACGGCGGGGCAAAACGGGTGAACAGACATCCGAAATCGCAAGGCGTCTGGTAACCGACGACGCTATGGTGCTGTTTGCGGAAGGCACGACCTCGGATGGTAATCGCGTCCTGCCGTTCAAGACAGCGCTTTTTGGTGCCGCGCATGCCGCGATCAAGGAAGCCAATGTACCCGAAGTCGTGGTTCAGCCGGTTGCCATTGCCTATACGGGCGTGCATGGCATGGCCATGGGCCGTTATTTCCGCCCGATCGCATCATGGCCGGGCGACGTCGAGCTGATGCCGCACCTGAAAGGTATCTTGCATGAAGGCGCTATCGACGTTGAAGTGCGTTTTGGCGAGCCGGTCGTCGTAACGGCCAAGACAGACCGCAAGGCGCTGGCTCGCACAATGGAAAACCGTGTGCGCTCGCTCTTGCAAAGTGCGTTGCTGGGGCGCGAGATTCCCGAAGAGTGA
- the rimI gene encoding ribosomal protein S18-alanine N-acetyltransferase produces the protein MMGLPFGRFGRRQISVEPLGAQDSHAIQRIHAVAFHHGWSSDDFRSLIAQDTVFGFVARAKGKPNDACGFVLARLVAGEAEILTIAVARDVQRQGVGRALMDAVLRHLYQERAETLFLEVDEANIAAQTLYRRLGFQKVGDRPAYYETANGRSAALILRRDLSRTPAGLR, from the coding sequence ATGATGGGCTTGCCGTTTGGGCGTTTCGGTCGCAGACAAATCTCGGTGGAGCCGCTTGGCGCACAGGATAGTCATGCGATTCAGCGTATTCATGCAGTCGCTTTCCATCACGGCTGGAGTTCCGACGATTTCAGATCGCTGATCGCACAGGATACGGTTTTCGGTTTTGTTGCCCGTGCGAAAGGCAAACCGAACGATGCCTGTGGTTTCGTGCTGGCTCGTCTGGTGGCAGGTGAGGCGGAAATCCTGACGATCGCCGTCGCGCGTGATGTGCAACGCCAGGGCGTCGGGCGCGCGCTGATGGATGCCGTGTTGCGCCATCTCTATCAGGAGCGCGCTGAAACGCTTTTTCTGGAGGTGGATGAGGCGAATATTGCCGCCCAGACGCTTTATCGCCGTCTCGGCTTCCAAAAGGTTGGCGACAGACCTGCTTATTATGAAACCGCCAATGGGCGTTCGGCTGCACTGATATTGCGTCGCGACCTGAGTCGTACTCCGGCAGGGCTACGATGA
- the tsaB gene encoding tRNA (adenosine(37)-N6)-threonylcarbamoyltransferase complex dimerization subunit type 1 TsaB, with the protein MKILALDTAASWCSVAVYNADGDVVLADVSENIGKGHAEVLMDYIERAVTEAKLSLRDMDRVAVNIGPGSFTGVRIGVSAARGFALALDVPAIGITAFEALAAETQILSPEKPILVLLDAHRGEIYAQSFDAKGLPGAKPLVLSREEAEALAVSQAENTVLAGSAAAAINDVLGGRFELGPIEPTAKIGIYARLASLRQPGDAPKPLYMRGPDAKPQVGFALPRKATGE; encoded by the coding sequence ATGAAGATACTTGCGCTTGATACTGCCGCTTCGTGGTGTTCCGTTGCCGTCTACAATGCCGACGGCGATGTCGTGCTTGCCGATGTGAGCGAAAACATCGGCAAGGGACATGCGGAAGTATTGATGGACTATATCGAACGTGCTGTGACTGAGGCGAAACTGTCGCTCCGCGATATGGATCGGGTAGCGGTCAATATCGGACCGGGATCGTTTACCGGCGTTCGTATCGGTGTCTCGGCAGCACGTGGCTTTGCATTGGCGCTCGACGTTCCTGCCATCGGCATAACGGCGTTCGAAGCGTTGGCTGCGGAAACACAGATACTGTCCCCGGAAAAGCCAATTCTGGTTCTCCTCGACGCGCATCGTGGCGAGATTTATGCGCAATCATTCGATGCAAAAGGGTTGCCGGGCGCGAAGCCGCTGGTTCTGTCGCGAGAGGAAGCGGAGGCTCTTGCTGTTTCTCAAGCGGAAAATACTGTTCTTGCAGGTTCTGCAGCCGCTGCGATCAATGACGTGCTTGGTGGCCGTTTCGAGTTGGGCCCGATAGAGCCAACCGCGAAAATCGGCATCTATGCGCGTCTGGCAAGCTTGCGCCAGCCGGGCGATGCGCCGAAGCCGCTTTACATGCGTGGGCCTGATGCGAAGCCGCAGGTCGGGTTTGCACTGCCGCGCAAGGCTACCGGAGAATAG
- the dps gene encoding DNA starvation/stationary phase protection protein Dps, with product MSKKSMHATRNDLPSNTKTTMIALLNENLAATIDLALITKQAHWNLKGPQFIAVHEMLDGFRADLDEHVDTIAERAVQIGGTAYGTTQVVAKESKLKPYPTDIYAVHDHLLALIERYGDVANLVRKSIKDADDAGDDDTADIFTAASRGLDKALWFLEAHVQEKN from the coding sequence ATGTCCAAGAAGTCGATGCATGCAACCCGCAACGATCTTCCTTCCAATACGAAGACGACAATGATCGCGCTGCTCAACGAAAATCTAGCCGCGACAATCGATCTTGCCCTCATCACCAAGCAGGCACACTGGAACCTCAAGGGACCGCAGTTCATCGCCGTTCATGAAATGCTCGATGGCTTCCGCGCCGATCTCGATGAACATGTCGACACGATTGCGGAGCGTGCCGTGCAGATCGGCGGAACGGCCTATGGCACCACGCAGGTCGTGGCCAAGGAAAGCAAGCTCAAGCCTTATCCAACCGACATCTATGCCGTTCACGATCATCTGCTTGCACTGATCGAGCGTTATGGCGACGTTGCCAATCTTGTGCGCAAGTCGATCAAGGATGCAGATGATGCAGGTGACGACGATACGGCGGATATTTTTACCGCCGCTTCCCGTGGTCTCGACAAGGCATTGTGGTTCCTTGAGGCCCACGTTCAGGAAAAGAACTGA
- a CDS encoding aminopeptidase, with protein MAHEQLNPVIDPVKLERLAEVAVRVGLQLREGQDLVITAPVVALPLVRLIAKHAYKAGAGLVTPFFADDELALARYENASDASFDRAASWLYQGMAKAYSNGAARLAIAADNPMLLSSQDPAKVSRANRANSKAYQPALEKIAGFDINWNIVSYPNPAWAKLMFPNEPADIATRKLADAIFAASRVDVDDPVGAWAAHNAALRTRTRFLNGKAYSALHFKGPNTDLTVGLADGHEWHGGASTAKNGITCNPNIPTEEVFTTPHALRVEGYVTSTKPLSHQGTLIEDIAVRFEGGRIVEAKASRGEEVLNKVLDTDEGARHLGEVALVPHSSPISQSGLLFYNTLFDENAASHIALGQCYSKCFIDGAKLTPEQIKAQGGNSSLIHIDWMIGSGQIDVDGINADGTREPVMRSGEWAN; from the coding sequence ATGGCTCATGAACAGCTGAACCCAGTCATCGATCCGGTGAAACTCGAACGTCTCGCGGAAGTCGCCGTTCGCGTTGGTCTGCAATTGCGCGAGGGGCAGGATCTCGTCATTACCGCACCGGTCGTGGCCTTGCCGCTGGTTCGCCTTATCGCCAAGCATGCTTACAAGGCTGGAGCCGGACTGGTAACGCCATTCTTCGCGGATGACGAATTGGCGCTTGCGCGTTACGAGAACGCATCCGACGCGAGTTTCGATCGTGCGGCAAGCTGGCTCTATCAGGGAATGGCGAAGGCCTATTCGAATGGCGCTGCCCGTTTGGCCATTGCAGCTGATAATCCGATGCTCCTCTCCAGCCAGGACCCGGCCAAGGTTTCACGCGCCAACCGGGCCAACTCGAAAGCTTATCAGCCGGCTCTCGAAAAGATTGCCGGTTTCGATATCAACTGGAACATTGTCTCCTATCCCAATCCGGCATGGGCGAAGCTTATGTTTCCGAACGAACCGGCGGACATCGCGACCCGCAAGCTGGCCGATGCGATCTTCGCGGCTTCGCGCGTCGATGTCGACGATCCGGTCGGCGCATGGGCGGCACACAATGCAGCGCTTCGCACCCGCACCCGCTTCCTGAACGGCAAGGCTTATAGCGCCCTGCATTTCAAAGGTCCGAACACCGATCTGACGGTCGGACTTGCCGACGGTCATGAATGGCACGGCGGCGCGTCTACGGCGAAGAATGGGATTACCTGCAATCCGAACATTCCGACGGAAGAAGTGTTCACCACACCTCATGCACTACGGGTCGAGGGCTATGTGACGAGCACCAAGCCTCTGTCGCATCAGGGCACATTGATCGAGGATATCGCGGTTCGTTTTGAAGGTGGACGAATTGTCGAGGCGAAGGCAAGCCGCGGTGAAGAAGTGCTCAACAAGGTGCTGGATACGGATGAAGGTGCCCGTCATCTGGGTGAGGTGGCACTGGTGCCGCATTCCTCGCCGATCTCGCAGAGCGGGCTTTTGTTCTACAACACGTTGTTCGATGAAAATGCCGCAAGCCACATCGCGCTTGGCCAGTGCTATTCCAAGTGCTTTATCGACGGCGCAAAACTGACACCGGAACAGATTAAGGCGCAGGGTGGCAATTCGAGTCTCATCCATATCGACTGGATGATTGGCTCCGGCCAGATCGACGTCGATGGCATCAATGCGGATGGAACCCGAGAGCCAGTGATGCGCAGCGGCGAATGGGCCAACTGA
- a CDS encoding cell wall hydrolase encodes MTRAAKWKLPALIGLVIAPFVVTGCTTTGTSGKANSEKTAASHVKSVNGVKTYTYTARDKNCLERAMFFESNRSSSDGLLAVGTVVMNRLASGRYPDTICGVVGQKNQFAPGVLTRQMNSKALPDVQAAADAVLKGERHPKLKNAMFFHTAGLKFPYNNMHYVLVAGGNSFYEKRNRDGSLQNPVPQEPYNLAMAYSPQSPSVPQDPSYDVTLPQTGPVPGTEPTVQVALAEAAKAQSVEQSTGAGPQARGERLARHRGVAAPQQEQHMQVASYQPQFDTTAPQPTSLGYAPASQKQADAIGALLLSQDRPEAPL; translated from the coding sequence TTGACGCGCGCCGCGAAGTGGAAATTGCCCGCTCTTATCGGGCTGGTGATTGCGCCTTTCGTGGTGACCGGTTGCACGACAACCGGAACCTCGGGAAAAGCCAATTCGGAAAAGACGGCGGCAAGCCACGTCAAATCCGTCAATGGCGTGAAGACCTACACCTACACCGCACGGGACAAGAATTGCCTTGAACGTGCGATGTTCTTCGAATCCAATCGTTCGAGTTCCGACGGTCTTCTGGCTGTTGGTACGGTCGTCATGAACCGTCTCGCGTCGGGACGTTATCCGGATACGATTTGCGGTGTCGTCGGTCAGAAGAACCAGTTTGCGCCCGGTGTGCTTACCCGCCAGATGAATTCCAAGGCGCTGCCTGATGTTCAGGCCGCTGCCGACGCGGTTCTGAAGGGTGAGCGTCATCCGAAGCTCAAGAACGCCATGTTCTTCCACACGGCGGGTCTGAAGTTCCCTTACAACAATATGCATTACGTGCTCGTAGCCGGTGGAAATTCCTTCTACGAGAAGCGCAATCGCGACGGTTCGCTGCAAAATCCGGTTCCGCAGGAGCCATACAATCTGGCTATGGCCTATTCGCCGCAATCGCCTTCCGTTCCGCAGGATCCGTCTTATGACGTGACCCTGCCGCAGACCGGTCCAGTTCCGGGAACGGAACCGACCGTTCAGGTGGCACTCGCGGAAGCGGCAAAGGCTCAAAGTGTGGAACAGAGCACTGGTGCTGGTCCGCAGGCCCGTGGCGAACGACTGGCACGCCATCGCGGTGTGGCTGCACCTCAGCAGGAACAGCATATGCAGGTGGCTTCCTACCAGCCGCAATTCGATACGACAGCCCCGCAGCCGACATCGCTTGGCTATGCTCCGGCAAGCCAGAAGCAGGCTGACGCCATTGGCGCGCTTCTTCTGTCCCAGGACCGTCCAGAAGCACCGCTATAA
- the phoB gene encoding phosphate regulon transcriptional regulator PhoB: MSQAPKIAVVEDEEALSVLLRYNLEAEGYQVDTMLRGDEAEIALRENVPDLLILDWMLPGVSGIELCRRLRQWPETERLPIIMLTARGEESERVRGLSVGADDYVVKPFSTPELLARVKAMLRRSNPSILSHVLKVGDLVLDRQQHRVYRKEKEVRLGPTEFRLLEYFMMSPGRVFSRSQLLDGVWGPDIYVDDRTVDVHVGRLRKAINVGRALDPIRTVRGAGYSFG, encoded by the coding sequence ATGTCACAGGCACCCAAAATCGCTGTGGTAGAAGACGAAGAGGCGCTGAGCGTTCTTCTTCGCTATAATCTTGAGGCAGAGGGCTACCAGGTCGATACAATGCTGCGCGGCGACGAAGCCGAGATCGCCTTGCGCGAGAACGTACCGGATCTGCTCATTCTGGACTGGATGTTGCCGGGCGTATCGGGCATTGAGCTTTGCCGTCGCTTGCGCCAATGGCCGGAAACCGAACGCCTGCCCATCATCATGCTGACGGCACGTGGCGAGGAAAGCGAACGTGTTCGCGGCCTGAGCGTCGGTGCGGACGACTATGTCGTGAAGCCATTTTCGACGCCGGAACTGCTGGCGCGCGTCAAGGCGATGTTGCGCCGGTCGAATCCGAGCATTCTTTCGCACGTGCTGAAAGTGGGCGACCTGGTTCTCGACCGCCAACAGCATCGTGTCTATCGCAAGGAAAAGGAAGTTCGTCTCGGACCAACGGAATTCCGCCTGCTCGAATATTTCATGATGTCGCCCGGTCGTGTCTTCTCACGTAGCCAGCTTCTGGATGGCGTTTGGGGACCGGACATCTATGTCGACGACCGCACGGTGGACGTCCATGTCGGACGGCTGCGCAAGGCGATCAATGTCGGTCGTGCGCTCGATCCGATCCGCACCGTTCGGGGTGCGGGTTATTCTTTCGGGTGA
- the phoU gene encoding phosphate signaling complex protein PhoU, with product MPSQHTVRSYDEELKFLSHKIAEMGGHAERMVEQSVAAIVNADNALAQRVISDDLILDASEREIDDKAVMIIAKRQPMAVDLREIIGSIRISADLERVGDLGKNIAKRVAAVSESRQPVKLYRGLETLAELALTQLKDVLDAYASRSVQQINVVRDRDDEIDAMYTSLFRELLTYMMEDPRNISACTHLLFCAKNIERIGDHATNIAETVYYIVTGLQMPAERPKEDLSHGIVVDEARKP from the coding sequence ATGCCGTCTCAGCATACCGTTCGCTCCTACGACGAGGAATTGAAGTTTCTCTCCCATAAGATCGCCGAAATGGGCGGACATGCGGAACGTATGGTCGAGCAGTCGGTCGCCGCTATCGTCAATGCGGACAATGCGCTCGCACAGCGCGTCATCTCCGACGATCTCATTCTCGATGCCAGCGAGCGCGAGATTGACGACAAGGCTGTGATGATTATCGCCAAGCGTCAGCCCATGGCTGTGGACCTGCGCGAGATCATTGGCTCGATCCGCATTTCTGCCGATCTGGAACGCGTGGGCGATCTGGGCAAGAACATTGCCAAGCGCGTTGCCGCCGTTTCGGAATCACGCCAGCCGGTAAAGCTTTATCGCGGGCTCGAAACACTCGCCGAGCTGGCGCTGACCCAGCTCAAGGATGTTCTCGACGCCTATGCGTCGCGCTCGGTGCAGCAGATCAATGTCGTTCGCGACCGCGACGACGAGATTGATGCCATGTACACGTCACTGTTCCGCGAGCTGCTGACCTACATGATGGAAGACCCGCGCAATATTTCCGCCTGCACGCATCTTCTGTTCTGCGCAAAGAATATCGAGCGTATCGGCGATCACGCGACCAATATTGCGGAGACCGTCTACTACATCGTGACCGGCCTGCAAATGCCGGCCGAACGACCCAAGGAAGACCTGAGCCACGGTATTGTCGTGGATGAGGCGCGTAAACCCTGA
- the pstB gene encoding phosphate ABC transporter ATP-binding protein PstB — protein sequence MNANANSIKMRGDKVCVFYGEKQALFDVDLEIQEKMVTALIGPSGCGKSTFLRSLNRMNDTIEGCKVGGKITLDNEDIYDPKIDVVELRARVGMVFQKPNPFPKSIYENVAYGPRIHGLARTKADLEEIVVTSLQKASLFEEVKDRLHDAGTGLSGGQQQRLCIARAIAVSPEVILMDEPCSALDPIATAKVEELIDELRQNYTIVIVTHSMQQAARVSQRTAMFHLGNLVEVGDTETMFTAPTEKRTQDYITGRFG from the coding sequence ATGAACGCCAACGCCAATTCCATAAAGATGCGCGGCGACAAGGTTTGCGTATTTTATGGCGAGAAGCAGGCGCTGTTTGACGTCGATCTGGAAATCCAGGAAAAGATGGTCACGGCGCTGATCGGCCCTTCGGGTTGCGGCAAGTCTACCTTCCTGCGTTCGCTTAACCGCATGAACGATACGATCGAAGGCTGTAAGGTCGGTGGCAAGATCACGCTCGACAATGAAGACATCTACGATCCGAAGATCGATGTCGTCGAACTGCGCGCCCGCGTCGGCATGGTGTTCCAGAAGCCGAATCCGTTTCCGAAGTCGATTTATGAAAATGTCGCCTACGGCCCACGCATTCACGGTCTCGCCCGCACCAAGGCCGATCTTGAAGAAATCGTCGTGACGAGCTTGCAGAAGGCGAGCTTGTTCGAGGAAGTGAAGGATCGTCTGCACGATGCGGGCACCGGTCTTTCGGGCGGCCAGCAGCAACGTCTTTGCATCGCACGCGCGATTGCGGTGAGCCCGGAAGTCATTCTCATGGACGAACCGTGCTCGGCGCTCGACCCGATTGCGACCGCGAAGGTGGAAGAGCTGATCGACGAACTGCGCCAGAACTATACGATCGTGATCGTCACGCACTCCATGCAGCAGGCCGCGCGTGTTTCGCAGCGCACCGCCATGTTCCACCTCGGCAATCTGGTCGAAGTGGGTGACACGGAAACCATGTTCACCGCGCCGACCGAAAAGCGCACGCAGGACTACATTACCGGACGCTTCGGCTGA
- the pstA gene encoding phosphate ABC transporter permease PstA, producing MTDTTFNASDATAQPTRRDIGLKRRYAAERRFRYYGIAAIAIGVFFLCALLFSVFSKGYTAFWQTTLYLPVKLEEKVIDPGNKRATDPNVLITANYPLLVRNALAEKLGVAATDRPAMRDLGRFYSDGVRIQLRKMVMDNPSLIGTTQTVPVLAGADIDSAFKGQIDLSVPETSRKVSDRQVGWMKMLSEEGVMKEAFNTGLFTFGASSRPETSGLGVALVGSLYMMLIVLGLSLPIGVAASIYLEEFAKKNRFTDMIEVNINNLAAVPSIVFGLLGLAVFINFFGLPRSASLVGGLVLTLMTLPTIIIATRAALRAVPPSIRAAALGLGASKTQMVFHHVLPLAAPGILTGTIIGLAHALGETAPLLLIGMVAFVADVPSTPMDPATALPVQIYMWANEAERAFVERTSGAIIVLLLFLAVMNIAAIILRRRFERRW from the coding sequence ATGACCGATACGACCTTCAACGCCAGCGACGCCACGGCACAGCCGACGCGCCGCGATATCGGACTGAAACGCCGCTACGCTGCCGAACGTCGCTTCCGCTATTACGGTATTGCTGCGATCGCCATCGGCGTGTTCTTTCTGTGCGCGCTTCTCTTCTCGGTGTTTTCCAAGGGCTATACAGCCTTCTGGCAGACGACGCTTTATCTGCCGGTCAAGCTTGAAGAAAAGGTGATTGACCCGGGCAACAAGCGCGCGACCGATCCGAATGTGCTGATCACGGCCAATTATCCGCTGCTGGTGCGCAATGCATTGGCCGAAAAACTGGGTGTTGCTGCGACAGACCGTCCGGCAATGCGTGATCTGGGCCGCTTCTATTCCGACGGCGTGCGCATTCAGCTGCGCAAGATGGTGATGGACAATCCATCGCTCATCGGCACGACGCAGACCGTTCCTGTTCTGGCCGGCGCCGACATCGATTCTGCCTTCAAAGGTCAGATTGACCTTTCCGTGCCGGAGACGAGCCGTAAGGTTTCTGACCGTCAGGTGGGCTGGATGAAGATGCTTTCGGAAGAAGGCGTCATGAAGGAGGCCTTCAATACAGGTCTCTTCACCTTCGGTGCCTCCAGCCGTCCGGAAACCTCCGGTCTCGGCGTCGCGCTTGTCGGTTCGCTCTACATGATGCTGATCGTTCTCGGTCTGTCGCTGCCTATCGGCGTCGCCGCTTCAATCTATCTGGAAGAGTTCGCCAAGAAGAACCGTTTCACCGACATGATCGAGGTGAACATCAACAACCTGGCAGCGGTTCCGTCCATCGTGTTCGGTCTGCTCGGGCTTGCTGTCTTCATCAATTTCTTCGGCCTGCCGCGTTCGGCGTCACTGGTCGGTGGTCTGGTGCTGACGCTGATGACGCTTCCCACCATCATCATCGCGACCCGCGCCGCCCTTCGCGCGGTGCCGCCGTCGATCCGCGCTGCGGCCCTCGGTCTTGGTGCATCGAAAACACAGATGGTGTTCCACCACGTCCTGCCGCTTGCCGCACCCGGCATCCTGACGGGAACGATCATCGGCCTTGCCCATGCGCTTGGTGAAACCGCACCGCTTCTTCTCATCGGCATGGTGGCTTTCGTCGCCGACGTGCCGTCCACGCCAATGGATCCAGCGACGGCATTGCCTGTACAAATCTACATGTGGGCGAATGAAGCAGAACGCGCCTTTGTGGAACGCACGTCAGGCGCTATCATCGTCCTGCTTCTGTTCCTTGCCGTGATGAATATTGCAGCAATCATTCTGCGCCGCCGCTTCGAGCGCCGCTGGTAA
- the pstC gene encoding phosphate ABC transporter permease subunit PstC — MSFFLVLVSIVAIGLIGFFIGRQRAVALDKAQSASAKASPTEKMHSRPHYHGWWVFLVSALPAILFLAVWAVGTSVYLDHSATARLPDAIEDGSFTNRSLQLGMVRGLANGLDRLTPAELESFPANYQDARAVLASKGVALATEGQDYMVPIALYLKKATALTHTIGSAVSLVIAIAGLIFGLSTISRRMRARNNVERIVLWGLIAASGIAILTTVGIICSMLFQTISFFQSVSPWEFFFGTVWDPRFAAAGSGGETGQFGLIPLLAGTLYIALVAMLFAVPVGLFSAIYMAEYASPRVRTIVKPVLELLAGIPSIVYGFFALVTVGPFLRDLSIAIAGGQGFIMAQSVLTAGLVMGVMLIPFVSSLSDDIITAVPRTLRDGSLGLGATRSETVKRVVLPAALPGIVGALLMTASRAIGETMIVVLAAGVAARININPFEAMTTITVKIVNQLTGDLEFNSPQTLVAFALGITLFVLTLIMNIFALHIVRKYREQYE, encoded by the coding sequence ATGTCCTTCTTTCTGGTTCTCGTCAGTATCGTTGCAATCGGGCTGATCGGATTCTTCATAGGCCGCCAGCGTGCCGTTGCACTGGACAAGGCGCAGTCTGCTTCCGCAAAAGCCTCGCCGACCGAGAAAATGCATTCCCGCCCGCATTATCATGGCTGGTGGGTTTTCCTCGTTTCTGCATTGCCTGCGATTCTGTTTCTCGCTGTATGGGCCGTTGGAACGTCGGTCTATCTCGATCACAGCGCGACCGCCCGTCTGCCGGATGCTATCGAGGACGGCTCCTTCACCAATCGCAGCCTACAGCTTGGCATGGTGCGTGGTCTGGCCAACGGGCTTGACCGGCTGACGCCTGCCGAACTGGAAAGCTTCCCGGCAAACTATCAGGATGCTCGCGCCGTTCTTGCATCCAAGGGCGTGGCGCTCGCGACTGAAGGCCAGGATTACATGGTGCCTATCGCGCTTTACCTGAAAAAGGCAACGGCGCTGACACACACCATCGGTTCGGCTGTTTCCTTGGTGATCGCCATCGCAGGTCTGATCTTCGGCCTTTCCACGATCAGCCGCCGCATGCGTGCACGCAATAATGTCGAGCGTATCGTTCTCTGGGGGCTGATCGCCGCATCCGGTATCGCCATTCTGACGACCGTCGGCATCATCTGCTCGATGTTGTTCCAGACGATCAGTTTCTTCCAGTCAGTCTCGCCGTGGGAGTTCTTCTTCGGCACTGTATGGGACCCGCGCTTTGCCGCCGCTGGCTCGGGTGGTGAGACAGGCCAGTTCGGTCTCATTCCGCTTCTGGCTGGTACACTTTACATCGCCCTTGTGGCCATGCTGTTCGCTGTTCCAGTCGGCTTGTTTTCGGCCATCTACATGGCAGAATATGCGTCGCCCCGAGTGCGCACGATCGTCAAGCCGGTCCTTGAGCTTCTGGCCGGTATTCCCAGCATCGTTTACGGTTTCTTCGCCCTTGTGACAGTCGGGCCCTTCCTGCGCGATCTCTCGATTGCCATTGCAGGCGGTCAGGGCTTCATCATGGCGCAGAGCGTTCTGACCGCTGGTCTCGTCATGGGCGTGATGCTGATCCCCTTCGTGTCCTCGCTCTCCGATGACATCATCACAGCCGTGCCGCGGACATTGCGCGACGGTTCGCTTGGTCTTGGTGCAACCCGCTCCGAAACCGTCAAACGTGTTGTCCTTCCTGCCGCTTTGCCCGGAATTGTCGGCGCGCTTCTGATGACCGCATCCCGCGCCATCGGCGAAACCATGATCGTGGTTCTTGCCGCCGGTGTTGCGGCACGCATCAACATCAATCCTTTCGAGGCGATGACCACCATCACGGTGAAAATCGTCAACCAGCTCACCGGCGACCTTGAGTTCAACTCGCCGCAAACGCTGGTGGCCTTTGCACTCGGCATCACGCTTTTCGTCCTGACGCTGATCATGAACATCTTTGCGCTGCATATCGTGCGCAAGTACCGGGAGCAGTACGAATAA